The window GTTAGCACTCATATCATCCGAATCTTTCACGTGTCTTTCATGCGATGGGGTCCACGGCATGGGGAATCTGAACGGAAAGGTCGTCCTCGTCACCGGCGCGGCGAACGGTTTCGGCCGTGAGATCGCCTTCCGGGCCGCGGCGCGGGGCGCGACCGCGGTCGCGTCGGACATCGATGCATCAGGTGCCGCGGAGGTGGCCTCGTCCATCATCGCCACCGGTGGCGCCGCGTTGGGGCTGGGGCTGGACGTGCGCGACCGGCAGGCATTCGCCGACGCGACCAGTCAGGTGATCACGCAATACGGCCGGCTCGACGTTCTCGTCAACAATGCCGGTGTCATGCCGCTGGCCTTCCTCGCCGACCACGCCCGCGCCGCAGACGCGTGGGACCGGTGCATCGACATCAACCTCAAGGGTGTCCTGCACGGCGTCTGCGCCGTGTACGACCAGATGGTCAGGCAGAACAGCGGCCACATCGTCAACATCTCGTCTGTCTACGGCAACGCCGGCGTCGCCGGGGCCGCGGTCTACAGCGCGACGAAAGCCGCTGTCGCGACGCTGTCGAATGCGCTGCGGGTCGAGAGCCAGGGGCGCATCAAGGTGACGATCGTCCGCCCCAGCGGGGTCGTCGGAACGAACCTCGGCGCAACCGTCCTGGACCCCACGGCGGCCGCCCCCCTGGCCGCGCACCGGGCCTCCGAATGGCAGGACAACCTCGCCCGGTACCTCGAGGGGAAGCTGGACACCGAGCAGACGGACCCAGCGGATGCGCGCTACTGGGTCCTGTCACCGGGGGAGGTCGCCGAGCACGTGGTGAACGTGATCGACCAACCGCTCGGCGTGGCAGTCACCGACCTGACCCTGCGAGCGACCGGAGAGGACTATGTCTTCTGACACCAGCCCGGCCGGCGGCCTGACGACGTTCGACACCGAGCCGCTCGAGCGCGCACTCACCGAGAGCCTCGACGTGTTCAGCGGGCTGACGGCCGACGAGATGGAAGCCCCGTCCGCCTGTGACGGATGGACCGTCCGGACAACGCTCGCCCACCTCACCGCCGGCGTGGCGGCGATAACCGGACAGCTGCCCGCCGTGCCCTACGACAAGAACAAGGAGTTCGAAGCGGCCGTCGACGCCCAGGCACTGGATCTCGCCGCACGGCCGGCCGCGGAGCTTCTCGAGATCCTCCGATCGGCCTCGCCCGCTCTGGTGAACATCTTCGCCTCGCTGCCGGACGACTTCGCCGCGATGCCGGTGGACATGGGAACCGCCGGCACCTATCCCTTCGCGAGCCTCGCCGACGCCCTCACCTTCGACCACACCTGCCACGTCCGGTGGGACGTCCTCACGCCTCGCGGGCAAGTCCGACGCACCCTGCCCGACCTGGACGCCGGACGCCTGTCGGCCTCCCTCCGGTGGCTCACGGGCTGCATCCCGCAGATGACCACCGAACGGTTCCGGGACCTGCTCACCGACCCGCTGACCTTCATCCTGACCGGACCCGGCGCCGCGACGTTTCGACTCACACCACACGCCGCATCAGTCGAAACGTCGACCGACGAACCGACACGGGCGACGGTGAAGTCGACGACGTCGGACTTCATCCTGTGGGGAACCGGACGAGAATCTCGACAGGGCCGGGTCAAGATCACCGGTGACGTCGCATATGCGGAAAGGGCACTCGACGCGTTCCGCGTCTACTAGCGGCCGAACGCGGCCAGACGTCATACCGACGTCGCGGCCGGCAGATTCGCCGACCTGCACGCGCCTTCCGCGGTGGGCACTTTCTAGAAGGAGAGCCGGGGGCGCACGGGGTTCTTGTCATCACCAAGCGGTTCGGAGCGCGCCTGTGGAGAATCGCGCCGCGCCGGTCAGGAAGCGCGATGCCTGGAGGAAGGCAGCATGAAGGTCGACGCGATCGTTCATGACGATCTGGCGTTGGTGGGGGAGCGGGCCCGGTTGGCCCAGGAGCTCGGGTTCGACGGGATGAACGTCGCCGAGGTCGCGCACGACCCATTCCCGCCACTGACGCTGGCTGCCGTGGCGACAGAGCGGATCAGGCTGGGTACCGGGATCGCCGTGGCGTTCGCGCGCAGCCCGATGACGCTCGCCGTGCTTGCCTCCGATCTGCACCGGCTCTCGCACGGCAGGTTCGTGCTGGGCATCGGCAGCCAGATCAGGCCGCACATCACCCGACGGTTCTCGATGCCGTGGTCGCGTCCGGCGGCACGGATGCGGGAGTATGTCGCGGCCATGCGGGCGATCTGGGCGTCCTGGGCCACCGGCGACCCGCTGCGCTTCGAAGGCGAGTTCTACCAGCACACCCTGATGACGCCGATGTTCAGCCATGGCCCGTCCGAGTTCGGGGACCCGGCGGTGTTCGTCGCCGCGGTCGGGCCGGCGATGACCGCGGTGGCCGGCGAGGTGGCCGACGGCCTGCTGGCACATGGCTTCACCACTCCCGACTATCTGCGGGAGGTGACCCTGCGCCATCTGGAGCGGGGGCTGGCGGCCGCCGGCCGGACCCGGGCCGACATCGAGGTCTCCGTCCCGGTCTTCGCGGTCACGGGCCGAGACGAGGCGGAGCTGGCGGCGAACCTCGGCGCGGCCCGCCACCAGCTCGCCTTCTACGGGTCCACTCCGGCCTACCGGCCCGTGCTGGAACACCACGGCTGGGGCGAGCTCGGCGACGAGCTGCACCTGCTGTCCAAACGGGGCGAGTGGGCGCGGATGGCGCAGGCGGTGCCCCGCGAGGTCGTGGAGGCGTTCGCGGTCGTCGTGGAGCCCGCCGCCGTCGCCGGCGAGATCGCCCGCCGCTGGGGCGGCCTGGTCGACCGGGTACAGATCGGTCTACCAGACAACGACCCCGAGCGGATGGCCGCCGGTGCGGAAATGATCAAGGAGCTGGCCCAGAGGTAGCTCGTGCCCCGCATGCCCACCGACATTGCCCACGGGAGAGCCATCATGACCACCGTCGAAGGCCGGCAGTCAGTGCACCTGCCGGCGCGCGACATTCCCATCCCGTCGTCTATCAGCCCCGAGGCGCGAGCGATCCTCGCCGCGCCACGGCAGGCGGACACCGGCTACCCGCCGCACGATGACGTGGCGGCCTGGAAGAAGATGATCGCCGGCCGGCACGAAATGCTGGCCGCGATGGTGGGCAGTCGGCCGGTCGACGCCGCGGTGACCGTCGAAGACGCCGACGTCGACGGCGTGCCGGTCTACGTGGTCACCCCGTCCGGTGCGCCCGACGGCCGCGTTTACCTGGACATCCATGGCGGCGCGCTGATCCTTGGCGGTGGCGTGGTCTGCCGGGAGATGGCCGTGCACACCGCGGCCCGGCTGGGCACCCGGGTCTGGGCGGTCGACTACCGGATGCCGCCCGACCACCCGTACCCGACGCCGCTGGACGACTGCGTCGCCGTCTACCGGGCGTTGTTGGAGAACTACCACCCCGAGCAGATCATCGTCGGCGGCGCGTCTGCCGGCGGCAACCTGGCGGCGGCGCTGCTGCTACGGGCACGCGACGAGGGGTTGCCGCTGCCGGCCGCCGCGGTGCTCAACACCCCGGAGGCCGACCTCACCGAGTCCGGCGACTCCTTCCAGACGAACCTGGGCCTCGACCCGGTACTGCAGGGCAGCCTCATGCCGGTGAACCAGCTCTACGCCGCCGGCCACGACCTGGCCGATCCCTACCTCTCCCCGCTTTTCGGCGACTTCGCCCAGGGCTTCCCGCCCACCCTGCTCACCACCGGCACCAGAGACCTGTTCCTGTCGAACACGGTGCGGATGCACCGCGCCCTGCGCGCCGCCGGCATCGCCGCCGAACTGCACGTCATGGAGGCGGCCGGCCACGCCGGCTTCCTCGGCATGGCACCGGAGGATGCCGATCTGAACCATGAGGTCCGCCGCTTCGTCGACGCCCACTGGCCCGGCTGACCGCTCCTGACCTCGACCGAGCCGGCGCCACCGGATGACATGGCGCTGGTCTGGGCCCCTGGTGACCTCGTGAACGGCCTGGTCATCGACACGCGACGCATCCTTCCGTGACCTCTCGGCGGTGATCAGTGAGTTCTACTCGAACGAATACGAACGAGCCTGGTAAAAGCCAGGTCGACGCAGGTGGCCGAGTTCTGGAACCCCACAGGCCGGCAGGCACCACGGTTCGGGGAACGAGGGCACCTGCCGGCGGGACGTGATCCGGCCAATCGGTTGACCGCGATTGTTGCCCGATTCGTAGCATCTCTTCAACGTTCTGAATCGAGGTTCAGATCATGGCCGCGTACGATCTT of the Pseudofrankia saprophytica genome contains:
- a CDS encoding SDR family oxidoreductase translates to MGNLNGKVVLVTGAANGFGREIAFRAAARGATAVASDIDASGAAEVASSIIATGGAALGLGLDVRDRQAFADATSQVITQYGRLDVLVNNAGVMPLAFLADHARAADAWDRCIDINLKGVLHGVCAVYDQMVRQNSGHIVNISSVYGNAGVAGAAVYSATKAAVATLSNALRVESQGRIKVTIVRPSGVVGTNLGATVLDPTAAAPLAAHRASEWQDNLARYLEGKLDTEQTDPADARYWVLSPGEVAEHVVNVIDQPLGVAVTDLTLRATGEDYVF
- a CDS encoding maleylpyruvate isomerase family mycothiol-dependent enzyme, with the protein product MSSDTSPAGGLTTFDTEPLERALTESLDVFSGLTADEMEAPSACDGWTVRTTLAHLTAGVAAITGQLPAVPYDKNKEFEAAVDAQALDLAARPAAELLEILRSASPALVNIFASLPDDFAAMPVDMGTAGTYPFASLADALTFDHTCHVRWDVLTPRGQVRRTLPDLDAGRLSASLRWLTGCIPQMTTERFRDLLTDPLTFILTGPGAATFRLTPHAASVETSTDEPTRATVKSTTSDFILWGTGRESRQGRVKITGDVAYAERALDAFRVY
- a CDS encoding TIGR03617 family F420-dependent LLM class oxidoreductase, with amino-acid sequence MKVDAIVHDDLALVGERARLAQELGFDGMNVAEVAHDPFPPLTLAAVATERIRLGTGIAVAFARSPMTLAVLASDLHRLSHGRFVLGIGSQIRPHITRRFSMPWSRPAARMREYVAAMRAIWASWATGDPLRFEGEFYQHTLMTPMFSHGPSEFGDPAVFVAAVGPAMTAVAGEVADGLLAHGFTTPDYLREVTLRHLERGLAAAGRTRADIEVSVPVFAVTGRDEAELAANLGAARHQLAFYGSTPAYRPVLEHHGWGELGDELHLLSKRGEWARMAQAVPREVVEAFAVVVEPAAVAGEIARRWGGLVDRVQIGLPDNDPERMAAGAEMIKELAQR
- a CDS encoding alpha/beta hydrolase, which produces MTTVEGRQSVHLPARDIPIPSSISPEARAILAAPRQADTGYPPHDDVAAWKKMIAGRHEMLAAMVGSRPVDAAVTVEDADVDGVPVYVVTPSGAPDGRVYLDIHGGALILGGGVVCREMAVHTAARLGTRVWAVDYRMPPDHPYPTPLDDCVAVYRALLENYHPEQIIVGGASAGGNLAAALLLRARDEGLPLPAAAVLNTPEADLTESGDSFQTNLGLDPVLQGSLMPVNQLYAAGHDLADPYLSPLFGDFAQGFPPTLLTTGTRDLFLSNTVRMHRALRAAGIAAELHVMEAAGHAGFLGMAPEDADLNHEVRRFVDAHWPG